Genomic window (Saccharothrix australiensis):
TTCGCCAGCAGGGCGCTGATCGGATCCATCACGGTGGCCGCGACCTCGACCCCGAGAGCGGCGCCGGCCAGGACGTCGTCGACCCAGCCCTCGCTCTTGATCGCGTCCACCAGCCCTTCGATGCTGTCCGCCAGCCCCGAGCCGGTCCACACCTCCCGAGACGACCGCACCGGTGCGACCGGGGACTCGCCCGTCACCTCATCCCCCTGTCGTCCACCGACCTCATCAGCTGCGCGTTCGCTTCGTCGATCGCCTCGTACTCGTCCGCGCTGGCGCGCAGTGCCTCACCGACGAGTGACAGGTTCTCCTCCACGGAGGCGATCAGCTCGTCCTGCTTCACGTGGCGTTCCTCCAGCACACTGGAGATCCAGCCGCACAGCAGCCCGTATGCCTGGTCGTCCTGCGCGATGTGCGCACTGGCGGCCCTCACCGCGGCGAACCGCGCCTCGATCGCCGCCACGTTGGTCGCGTGAGCGCGCAACTGCTCGGCGTTGACGTCGTACCCGTCGCCCAATGCTCACTCATCCCTGAGGTAGGAACGCCCGTCGAAGCCCTCGTCGTCGTCCACGGGCGCGGTGCGACGTTCGGGAGCGGGTCCACCACGCAGGTGCCGCCCGACGTTGTCCGCGATCGCCCGTCCAGCAGGCGACTCGGTCCCAACCGTCTCCGCGATGATCTCCTGCGACCGGTCGGCCACCTTGGTCTTGGCCTCGCGGATGGTGGCCATGATCGTCCGGGAGACGAGGTCGGGAGCCGTTCGCTGCATCCGCTCGGTCAACCGCAGGTCGACCAGTGAGCCCGTCGAGTCGACGGTGACCTCGACCAGCCCGTTCGGATCGCCGACGGTGACCCGAATCGCCTGCAGCCGTTCGCTCATGGCCTTGGTGTCCGAGGCCAACTTGTCGATCCGGCCCTTCCACGTGGCGAGGCGCTCGCGTGCACCGTCTGGATCGAGGATGTTCCCGTCCACATTCCTCCTTCTCACCACGGCACCCTGCTCGGGAGTGTAGTGAGCGTGCCGCCTGTGCACGGCCGAACCCACAAGCCCGTCGGTCGGAGCCCGGCACGCTGCGACCTGCGTTGCTCCTGTGCAGTACGAACCCGAGGACGCGCGACACTTCCGGGTTGCTTGGAGCGGGTGGCGCTTGCCGAGCACGGGCGGCGTGGCGCTGCGCGCAGACGCGCGCCCAAGAGTGGCCCGGCCACACACCTGGGTTCTGGACAATGTTGTGGGCGTCAGGCGACAGACACCCGTGAACGGCCTGGCGGAGGTCCGACGGTGAGCCGGATCACCACGGGCAGGTCCTGTCCCGCCTCTTGACCAAGCTCGATGGAATCCCCTCGGCACACCATCGGAACAGACACTCGAAAACGGCCGGTTCCGGTCGGACGCAGCCGAACAAGCAAAAACCCGCCGAGCTGCATTCGTGCTGCTCAGCGGGCCTATGTCAACTGTGCCCCCGGCAGGATTCGAACCTGCGCACCCGCCTCCGGAGGGCGGTGCTCTATCCCCTGAGCTACGGGGGCCGTAGCTACGGGAGGTAGCTTAGCAGGGGTGTTCGGCCCCGTTCGCACCCCCCGCCCCGAAGGCCGCAGGCCGGTCGGTCGAGCCGCACCCCACCGCTGCTGACCTGCGCATTCCCCTCCACCGCGAAACCGGCCCGACGCCGGGATTCCGGACCTCGGTAGGTAGCGACCGGACGCGTCGGGCGGTACAACGCGGAGGGTGGGTGGCGAGGCGCGGGGTTCGCCTGTTGATACGCGGAGCGGGGCGCGTCCGGACGGCCGGTTGCACTCATGCGCATGTGACTATATGTTCGCCACATGGGTCACGGTCACGGCCACGGGGTTTCGTCGGGGAGCGCCAAGCACCTCGGTCGGTTGTGGGTCGCGTTCGGCATCGGCGCGGCCTTCATGCTGGTCGAGTTCACGGTCGGCATCGCGACGCAGTCGCTCGCCCTCATCTCCGACGCCGCCCACATGCTCACCGACGTCCTGGGCGTCGGCATGGCCCTCGCGGCGATCCTGCTGGCCCGCCGCACCTCCTTCAAGGGCAGCCGCACCTTCGGCCTCTACCGCGCCGAGGTGCTGGCCGCCCTGGCGAACGCCGTCCTCCTGTTCGGCGTCGCGGGCTACGTGGTGTTCGAGGCGGTCGGCCGGTTCGACGACCCGCCCGAGGTGCCCGGCCTCCCCGTCGTGCTCGCCGCCGCGGCGGGCCTGGTCGCGAACGTCGTCTCGTTCCTCATGCTCCGCGAGGGCGCGAAGGACAGCATCAACGTCCGCGGCGCGTACCTGGAGGTGCTGGCCGACCTCATCGGCTCGGTGGGCGTCCTGGTCAGCGGCGCGGTGACGCTGCTGTTCGGCTGGCGGTACGCCGACCCGGTCATGGGCGTGGCGATCGGCCTGTTCGTGCTGCCGCGCACGTGGAAGCTCGCGGCCGGCGCCCTGCGCATCCTGTTCCAGCACGCGCCGGAACGGCTCGACGTCGACGCGATGCAGGCCGACCTGGCCGAGCTGCCCGGCGTGGCCGAGGCGCACGACCTGCACGTCTGGACGCTGACCTCGGGCATGGAGGTCGCCTCCGCCCACCTCACGACCTGCCCGGACGCCGACCCCGCCCGCGTGCTGGCCGCCGCGCAGGCGCTCCTCGCCGACCGGTACCACATCGAGCACGCCACGCTTCAGGTCGAACCGGGCGACTCCGCCAAGCGCTGCCGCGAGATGTCCTGGTGATACCGCGCGGCGTGGTCGGTGGGCGTCTCGCCGAACATCGCCGTGAAGTCGCGGACGAAGTGCGCCTGGTCGGCGTAGCCCAGCCCGGCCGCGAGCGCCGCCCAGTCGACCTTCCCGCCGGCCGCCATCCGCTCGGTGACCTCGCGCAGCCGGTACCGCCGGATGACCCACTTCGGCCCGACGCCGACGTGCTCGGCGAACAGCCGCTGCAACTGCCGCGGGCCGCACCCCGCCCGCTCCGCCAGCGCCGACACCCTGGTGATCCCCGGCCGCGCCCCGATCTCCTCCACGAGCCGGTCCGCCAGCTCGGCCGCGGGGTCCGGCTCCGGTAGGCAGGTGCGCAGCATCGCCTCCACCGCGGGCACCCCCACCGGACCCTCCAACCCGGGGAACGTCGACGGCACGGTCCGGTCCGTGATCGACCGGACCGGCGCGCCCAGGAAACCCCGGAACCGCCCCGGCCGGAACGCCACGCCGAACACGTGGCCCTCCCCGTCCAGCTCCTGGAACACGTGCCGGCTGGACACCCCGCTGACCGTCGCCCGCCCTCCCCGGAACACCAGGTGCACGTTGGGGTACGGCACGATCAGCTGCCGGTAGGGCCGGTCGTAGGACCAGTGCACCACCCAGTACCGCGCGACGTAGGGCGCGAGGTCCGCCGACGGCAGGGGGAACTCGTGCCGCTGGTGCGCCCTCCAGTCCAACTCCCGCTCGTCCCGCACGCGCGCCAGCGTATGTCGCGTTTGTTCAATACACCCCGCCCACCCCGCTCGTACCGTGCGGCCATGACCACCGAACGACTGGCGGAGCGGGCCGTCGCACCCGTCCTGGAGATCATCGACGAGATCAAGCCCGAGCAGCTCGGCGCGCCCACCCCGTGCGCGGAGTTCGACGTGCGCCGCCTGATCCGCCACCTGCTGTTCTGGGGACCCGCCCTGGAGGCCGCCGCGCGCAAGGGGACCGTCACGCCCACCGGCACGGAGGACGAGGTCGACCTGGACGCCTGGCAGTCCCGGCTGGCCGCGCGACTGCGGGCCACCGCTTCCGCCTGGAGCGCACCCGAGGCGTGGACCGGCACGACGACCCTCGGCTCACCGCACGAGATGCCCGCCGAGGTGATCGGCGGCATGGTGGTGGCCGAGCTGCTGGTGCACGGCTGGGACCTCGCCACCGGTGTCGGGCGGCGGCTCGACTGGGACCGGGAGGTCCTCGAATTCGTGCACCGCGACCTGCTGGGCAGCGCCGCGACGGGCCGGGAGATGGGGGTGTTCGGCCCCGAGGTGCCGGTCGCGGACGACGCGCCGCTGCTCGACCGCGTGCTCGGCCTGACCGGACGGAAAGCCTGACCCCTCGCACCGCGTCGTGCCGGGTCGCCCCGTCACGACGCGGTCAGAACTCCGCGCACTGGCCGGTCTTCGGGCCGCGGACCTCGTTGGCCCACCCGTGGTCCACCGGCGGCGGGTCGGCCGACCGGCAGGACAGCGGCCCACCGATGGAGTTCGCCGCCAGCACCGTGCCGCCGGTGTTGCCGACCAGGCTGACCGGTCCGGCGACGGTCGAGTGCTCGATCGCGACCTCGCCGGTCGAGCCCGTGACGGTCACCGGACCGTCCACCACCGCGTCCACCAGCACGACCGCCGCCGCGCCGGACGCGGACACCGGGCCCCGGAGCCCACCGCCGAACACGTGCAGCGACGCGCCCGCCCCGACCGTCACCGGGCCCGTGACCGTGCCGCCGTCCACGCAGGTGGTGTCGCGGACGTGCAGCGGGCCGCGGTGCTCGCCGGTGATGGTGGTGCCGCAGGTCGGTAACGGCCGGGCCAGCAGCTCGACCTCGGCGAGCGTCGCGGCGGACGGGAACTCCAGGCGGTAGTGCCGGTAGTGCCCCGCCCGCGCGACCTTGAACGCCCTGGTCTGCTGCCGCCACGGGAACACCTCGCCCGAGCGCTCGTCCACCGTGGACCAGTGCTCGCCGTCGTAGGAACCCTTCAGCACCCACGAGGTCGGGTCACCGGCTCCCGTGCCGGAGGTCAGCGTGTAGAACTCGACCTTCTCCTTGTCGTCCTTCGGCCGCACCTGGAGCCAGGACAGGCGGCCGGACGTGCGGGACGTGTCGTCCACCAGCGGTCCCACCGCGTCGGACGCGGTCACGGTCGAGGACGGCGTCACGTCACGCAGCGGCCTGGGCGGTTCCGCGCCGGTGGTCGGCGACGGCGGCGCGCCGTCCGGTCCGGTGGCCCACTTCGACGGCGCGGGGCCCAGGTCGAACTCGACCGTGCCGCCCCCCGCGATCTCGGCGTGCGGCAGGTACGCCTTGTCCCACTTCTTGCCGTTGACCGTCATCGACTGCACGTAGATGTTGCGCGCGCTGTTCTTCGGCGCGCTGACCACGATCCGACGGCCGTTGTCGAGGTGCACCGTCGCCTTGGTGAACAGCGGCGACCCGATGGCGTAGCCGGCGCTGCCCATCTGCAACGGGTAGAAGCCCAGGGCGCTGAACAGGTACCAGGCCGACTGCTCGCCGTTGTCCTCGTCACCGGGGTAGCCCTGGCCGATCTCGCTGCCCACGTACAGCCGGGAGAGGATCTCGCGCACCTTCTCCTGCGTCTTCCACGGCTGCCCCGCGTAGTCGTACATGTAGGCGATGTGGTGCGACACCTGGTTGCTGTGCCCCAACTGCCCCATCCGCACGTCGCGCGCCTCGGTCATCTCGTGGATGACGCCGCCGTAGGAGCCGGGGAACTTCGCGGTCTCCGGCGTGGCGAAGAACTCGTCCAGCTTCTTCGCGAGGCCGTCCCGGCCGCCGTAGAGGTTCGCCAGGCCCTGGCCGTCGTGCGGCACCGAGAACGCCATGTTCCAGCCGTCGGTCTCGGTGTAGTCGTGGCCCCACTCGCGCGGCTCGTACTCGGCCGCCGGCACGCGCCACGTGCCGTCGGGGTTGCGGCCCTGGAAGAACTTCGTGCTCGGGTCGAACATGTGCACGTAGTTCCGCGCCCGGTGCGCGAAGTACTCGTGCTGCGCGAGGTAGTCCGCCCGACCGGTCCGGTCGTACAGCGCCTTGGCCATGTTCGCGATGCCGTGGTCGTTGACGTAGCCCTCGATCGCCCAGGACATGCCCTCGTGCGTGGCGGTGGACGTGTACCCGGTGAAGATCGAGGTGTCGAGGCCCTTGCGCCCGACGCCCGGGTGCGGCGGGGCCACGGTCGCGTTCTTCACCGCCGCCTCGAACGCCGCCTCGGCGTCGAAGCCGTCGACGCCCTTGACGAACGCGTCCGCGAACGCCACGTCCGAACTCGTGCCGGTCATCAGGTCGGCGTAACCGGGTGACGACCAGCGCGAGATCCAGCCGCCGTCGCGGTACTGCTGCACGAAACCGTCCACCAGCTCGCCGGCCCGCCGCGGCGTGAGCAGGCTGTAGGCGGGCCACGTCGTGCGGTAGGTGTCCCAGAACCCGTTGTTGACGTAAATTTTGCCGTCCACGACCTTGGCGCCGGTCTCCGTCGGTGTCGACGGTCCGGCGGGCTGCACGGGCGAGGCGTAGCGGTACCTCGGCTCGGCGGCCGTGCCGACGTTCTCGAACCCGGAGTTCGGGTACAGGTAGAGCCGGTAGAGGTTGGAGTACAGCGTGGTGAGCTGGTCCGCCGACGCGCCTTCGACCTCGACCGTCCGCAGCACCTCGTCCCAGGCGTCCCGAGCGCGGTCGCGCACCGACTCGAAGGTGTCCGAAGTGGACACCTCCAGCGCCAGGTTCCGCCGGGCCTGCTCGACGCCGAGCAGCGAGGTCGCGATCCGCAGCGTCACCACCTTGTCGGTCGAGGTGTCGAACCGGAAGTACCCGGCGACGTCGTCGCGCCCCGCGCCGGTCAACCGACCGCTCTCCACCACCGGCCGGTCCACCACGCCGTACACGAACAGCCGCGTCGCACCGGTCGACGAGCCGCTCTTGACGTCCGAGAAGCCCGTCACCACACCGGACGCGGCGTCCAGCGCCAGGCCGCCGCTGTTGTTCACGTTGTCGAACACCAGGTTCGAGGCGTCCTCGGTGAAGGTGAAGCGGAGCAGCGCGGCGTGGTCGGTCGGCGCGACCTCGGCCCGCATCCCGTTCTCGAACCGCACGCCGTAGTAGTGCGCCCGCGCGGTCTCGTTCTCGTGCCGGAACGGCAGGGCCCGCTTCGCGCGGTCGGCGGTGGGCGTGCCGGTGGACGGCATCACCTGGAACGTCTGCCGGTCCCCCATCCACGGGCTCGGCTCGTGGCTCGCGGTGAACGCCTGGAGGGTCGGCAGGTTGTCCCGGTTGTTGCCCTTGGCGTACTCGTAGAGCCAACTGGTCGAGCCGGCGTTCGTCATCGGCGACCAGAAGTTGAACCCGTGCGGCACGGCCGTGGCCGGGAAGTTGTTGCCGCGCGAGAAGGCGCCGCTGGAGTTGGTGCCGCGCGTGGTGAGCACGTGGTCCGTCGGCCTGGCCCGCTCGACGGCGGCCGGCGCGGACCGCACGGCGATGTCGTCGATCCAGCCGTTGAACGAGGCAGGTCCCTTCGGGTTGTCGTAGGCCACCAGGACGCGCTTGATCACCCGGCCGGCCGCGACTTCGCCGATCACCGACGCCACCCGGTTCCACTGGTTGGTGTACAACGACTTGGCCGCGCCCTGGCCGCGTGGCGACAGCTCGAACCCGTGCTGGTCGCGCGCGCCGAGGTCGCTCAGGTACGTGCCGTCGGCGAAGGCGAGGTCGACCGCGACGAACGTGCTCGGGTACGCCAGGTCGTCGGTGACGAACGACGGGAAGACCAGGTAGGACAGCTCGGTCGACGGCGTCACCGGGATGTCGACCTCGAAGACCTTGTTGTACGAGTAGCCGCGCCCGGTCGCGACGTGCGCCCCCTGGTAGCGCAGCGCCTTGACGCCCGTGAAGCCCGCGCGGGCCTTCGCGTTGTACCCGCCGGTCGCGCCGCTGCCCGTGGTGGTGCGCATGTTCCGCACGGGTGGCGCGGTGGAGCCGTCGGACAGCCGCACCTCGGCGAGCTGGAGCAGCTCGGCGCCGCCCCGGTTCGCCGTGACGTCCAACCGGTAGGCGCGGTACGCCACCGTGTTCGCCGTGTCGTAGAGCTTGGTCTGGTGGGGTGCGGAGAACCGCTCGTCCGCGCGGGTGTCGACCACGTGCCACGCCGTGCCGTCGTACCCGCTCAGCGTCCAGTCCTTCGGGTCGCGCTCGGGCGCGTCGTTCGCCGAGGTCAGCGCGTACCGCCGCACCACGACCGGTTCCGTGAAGGCGAACCGCGCCCAGCCGGTGGGCGTGGGCGTCAGCCACTTGGTCGCGGCGCTGCCGTCGACCAGGTTCGCCGCGACCTCGCCGGCGGCCGTGTGCTCGGCGTTGGCCACCACGTCCACGACCCGGTCGGTGACGTCGCCGGGGATGCCGGTCGAGTCCGCGCCGTCGACACCGTCGGTCTTCGGCGTGCCGTCCGCGGTCGTCTCCACCGTGCTCGCCCACCGGGGCTGCGGCTGCCCGTCCTCGAAGGACGTGGCGAAGAGCGGCTCGCTCACGGCTGGCTCCCCTGGTGCCGAGGTCGCGGGCGACCAGGCTCCCACGCCGCCCAGCGCCACCGCAGCCGTCGTCAGGAGGACCAGGGAGTTGCGCAGGCGCCGCATCGCACACGACCTCACCTCGACGAAACCGCCACGCGGACCAGCGAAACCGGTGGCTGACATCGTTGTCAATACCGGTCGGGCAGCTTGTCCGCAAGCCTGTCCGGTCGCTGCTCCGACCGATCTAGACTCACTCGCCGTGACGGTCCGCAAGTCGCCCCGGGTGGGCACCCCCGCTGGTATGCGCGTGCTGAACCAGCGCGCGGTGCTCGACCGCCTGCGGCGCGACGGTCCCGCGACCAGGCCGCAGATCGCCAAGGACACCGGGTTGTCCAAGCCCACCGTGGGCCAGGCGCTGCTCGACCTGGAGCAGCACGGGCTGGTGCGGCCCATCGGCCGCACCACGGCCGGTCCGGGCCGCTCGGCGATGGTCTACGAGCCGAACCCGGCGGCCGGGCACGTGCTGGGCGTCGACATCGGCAGGCAGCACATCCGCGTCGCCGTGGCGGACCTGGCCGGTTCGGTGATCGCGCGGGTGGACGAGCGCAACCGGTGCCGCTCGGCGGGGGCGCTCGTGCGCACGGTCCGCGAACTGGCCGGGCGCACCGTCTCCGACGCGGGCCTCGCCCCCGACGACCTGGTCGTGAAGGTGTTCGGCACGCCCGGCGTGCCCGATCCGGGCAGCCGCACCCTGCGGCACGCGCCGAACCTGCCCGGCCTGGAGCGACCGGGGCTGCTGCACGACCTCCAGGCCGAACTCGGCCCGGACCTGGTGGTGGAGAACGACGCCAACCTCGCGGCCGTCGGCGAGCGGGCGTACGGCGCGGCGCGCGGCGTGGACGCGTTCGTGTGCGTGACGGTCGGCACGGGCATCGGCATGGGCATCGTGGTGGACGGCAGGCTGTTCCGGGGCGCGCACGGCGCGGCGGGTGAGATCGGCTACCTGCCCTACGGCGAACCGTCCGATGTGGACGAGGTCACGCGCGGCAGGCTGGAGGCCGCGGCGGCGGCGGAGTCCGTGGTGGCGCTGGCGCGGGACCACGGCATCGCGACCGCCAAGTCGGCGCGGGACGTGTTCGCGCTGGCGAAGTCAGGTGATCCGCGTGCCCTCGCCGCCGTGCGCGACGAGGCGGAGCGGCTCGCCTACGTCGTCGCTTCGGTCGCCGCCGTGATCGACCCGGAGCTGGTGGTGCTGGGCGGCGGCATCGGCAGCAACACGCTGTTGCAGGAGCCTATGGAGGCCGCGCTGCGCCGGATGACGCCGCTCGCGCCCCGCGTCGTGGCGGGCGAGCTGGGTGACGGCGCGGTGCTCAGCGGCGCGATCGCGATGGGCCTGCGCTCGGCGCGCGAACTCGTGTTCGACCGGCGCGGAACGATCACTGTCTGAGAGTAGTCGACTCGCTTTCACCTGGTGATTCACTCAATCGTAGTACGTGCTAACCGAGGAGTAGTGGCATAGCGTTACCACACCTCCTCCTGGAGGGTGTGTGTCCTTCCGTATCGCAAGGGAGCCGGAAGGGGATTACGGGGGACGTGATCCCCGGTCGGCGAACACGGGGCAGGTGCCGCGCCCGCAACACACCTGCCCCGTGTCACACCTCCGCGCACGCGGTCGGCGAGGGAGCCGTTCGGTCGCCCACGTGGTCGGGCCGCGGACCGCGGCGGTTACATTCCCGCGAGGACACGCCGTGGGAGGACCTGGTGCGATGATCGACTCGTTGGCCGTGGCGCTGACCGTGCCGGCACTGGTGGTGGCCGTCTGGGCGGTGCTGCTCGCGGTGCTGGACAAGCCGCTGACGCTGGACACCAAGCCGACGCTCGGCATCGCCGGCGCGGTGCTGCTGCTGGAGGTCGGGCTGCTGGCGCAGGCCGTGGTCGGGGTCGTGCGGCTGGTCGGCCTGGACCGGGACATCTCCGGCCCGACCTTCGTCGGCTACCTGTTCGGCCCGGTGCTGGTGCTGCCGCTCGCGGGGTTCTGGGCGCTGGCCGAGCGGTCCCGCTGGGGCGCGGCGGTGCTGGCCGTGGGCTGCCTCAGCGTGCCGGTGATGATCGTGCGGGCGCAGCAGGTCTGGGCCGGGCATGGCTGACGACCTGGCCACCGCGACGCGCTCGGGCCCCGGCCGGCTGCTGATCGCCGTCTACGGGATCTTCGCGATCGCCGCGACGTCGCGATCCGCCGTGCAGATCGCGACGCGCTTCGGCGACGCGCCGGTCGCCTACCTGCTGTCCGCCCTGGCCGCGCTGGTCTACGTGCTGGCCACCGCGACGCTGGCGGTCGGCAGCCGGGCGTCGCGGAGGGTGGCCTTCCTGTCCTGCGCGGTGGAGCTGGCGGGCGTGCTGGCGGTCGGCGGCGTCAGCGTCCTGGTGCCGTCGTGGTTCCCCGACGCGACGGTGTGGTCCTCCTTCGGCGTCGGCTACGCGTTCATCCCGCTGGTGCTGCCCGTGCTGGGCCTGCTCTGGCTGCGGCGCACCGCGCCTCAGCCCGGCAGCGGGACGAGCCGGTAGGACAGCGCGGTCGTGTCCGGGATGTCGTCGTAGACGTAGGCCACGTGGTCGGTGCACGACGTGTCCGAGTAC
Coding sequences:
- a CDS encoding type VII secretion target, yielding MGDGYDVNAEQLRAHATNVAAIEARFAAVRAASAHIAQDDQAYGLLCGWISSVLEERHVKQDELIASVEENLSLVGEALRASADEYEAIDEANAQLMRSVDDRGMR
- a CDS encoding YbaB/EbfC family nucleoid-associated protein is translated as MDGNILDPDGARERLATWKGRIDKLASDTKAMSERLQAIRVTVGDPNGLVEVTVDSTGSLVDLRLTERMQRTAPDLVSRTIMATIREAKTKVADRSQEIIAETVGTESPAGRAIADNVGRHLRGGPAPERRTAPVDDDEGFDGRSYLRDE
- a CDS encoding cation diffusion facilitator family transporter; amino-acid sequence: MGHGHGHGVSSGSAKHLGRLWVAFGIGAAFMLVEFTVGIATQSLALISDAAHMLTDVLGVGMALAAILLARRTSFKGSRTFGLYRAEVLAALANAVLLFGVAGYVVFEAVGRFDDPPEVPGLPVVLAAAAGLVANVVSFLMLREGAKDSINVRGAYLEVLADLIGSVGVLVSGAVTLLFGWRYADPVMGVAIGLFVLPRTWKLAAGALRILFQHAPERLDVDAMQADLAELPGVAEAHDLHVWTLTSGMEVASAHLTTCPDADPARVLAAAQALLADRYHIEHATLQVEPGDSAKRCREMSW
- a CDS encoding DUF6597 domain-containing transcriptional factor — protein: MRDERELDWRAHQRHEFPLPSADLAPYVARYWVVHWSYDRPYRQLIVPYPNVHLVFRGGRATVSGVSSRHVFQELDGEGHVFGVAFRPGRFRGFLGAPVRSITDRTVPSTFPGLEGPVGVPAVEAMLRTCLPEPDPAAELADRLVEEIGARPGITRVSALAERAGCGPRQLQRLFAEHVGVGPKWVIRRYRLREVTERMAAGGKVDWAALAAGLGYADQAHFVRDFTAMFGETPTDHAARYHQDISRQRLAESPGST
- a CDS encoding TIGR03086 family metal-binding protein gives rise to the protein MTTERLAERAVAPVLEIIDEIKPEQLGAPTPCAEFDVRRLIRHLLFWGPALEAAARKGTVTPTGTEDEVDLDAWQSRLAARLRATASAWSAPEAWTGTTTLGSPHEMPAEVIGGMVVAELLVHGWDLATGVGRRLDWDREVLEFVHRDLLGSAATGREMGVFGPEVPVADDAPLLDRVLGLTGRKA
- a CDS encoding GH92 family glycosyl hydrolase, which encodes MRRLRNSLVLLTTAAVALGGVGAWSPATSAPGEPAVSEPLFATSFEDGQPQPRWASTVETTADGTPKTDGVDGADSTGIPGDVTDRVVDVVANAEHTAAGEVAANLVDGSAATKWLTPTPTGWARFAFTEPVVVRRYALTSANDAPERDPKDWTLSGYDGTAWHVVDTRADERFSAPHQTKLYDTANTVAYRAYRLDVTANRGGAELLQLAEVRLSDGSTAPPVRNMRTTTGSGATGGYNAKARAGFTGVKALRYQGAHVATGRGYSYNKVFEVDIPVTPSTELSYLVFPSFVTDDLAYPSTFVAVDLAFADGTYLSDLGARDQHGFELSPRGQGAAKSLYTNQWNRVASVIGEVAAGRVIKRVLVAYDNPKGPASFNGWIDDIAVRSAPAAVERARPTDHVLTTRGTNSSGAFSRGNNFPATAVPHGFNFWSPMTNAGSTSWLYEYAKGNNRDNLPTLQAFTASHEPSPWMGDRQTFQVMPSTGTPTADRAKRALPFRHENETARAHYYGVRFENGMRAEVAPTDHAALLRFTFTEDASNLVFDNVNNSGGLALDAASGVVTGFSDVKSGSSTGATRLFVYGVVDRPVVESGRLTGAGRDDVAGYFRFDTSTDKVVTLRIATSLLGVEQARRNLALEVSTSDTFESVRDRARDAWDEVLRTVEVEGASADQLTTLYSNLYRLYLYPNSGFENVGTAAEPRYRYASPVQPAGPSTPTETGAKVVDGKIYVNNGFWDTYRTTWPAYSLLTPRRAGELVDGFVQQYRDGGWISRWSSPGYADLMTGTSSDVAFADAFVKGVDGFDAEAAFEAAVKNATVAPPHPGVGRKGLDTSIFTGYTSTATHEGMSWAIEGYVNDHGIANMAKALYDRTGRADYLAQHEYFAHRARNYVHMFDPSTKFFQGRNPDGTWRVPAAEYEPREWGHDYTETDGWNMAFSVPHDGQGLANLYGGRDGLAKKLDEFFATPETAKFPGSYGGVIHEMTEARDVRMGQLGHSNQVSHHIAYMYDYAGQPWKTQEKVREILSRLYVGSEIGQGYPGDEDNGEQSAWYLFSALGFYPLQMGSAGYAIGSPLFTKATVHLDNGRRIVVSAPKNSARNIYVQSMTVNGKKWDKAYLPHAEIAGGGTVEFDLGPAPSKWATGPDGAPPSPTTGAEPPRPLRDVTPSSTVTASDAVGPLVDDTSRTSGRLSWLQVRPKDDKEKVEFYTLTSGTGAGDPTSWVLKGSYDGEHWSTVDERSGEVFPWRQQTRAFKVARAGHYRHYRLEFPSAATLAEVELLARPLPTCGTTITGEHRGPLHVRDTTCVDGGTVTGPVTVGAGASLHVFGGGLRGPVSASGAAAVVLVDAVVDGPVTVTGSTGEVAIEHSTVAGPVSLVGNTGGTVLAANSIGGPLSCRSADPPPVDHGWANEVRGPKTGQCAEF
- a CDS encoding ROK family transcriptional regulator, translated to MRVLNQRAVLDRLRRDGPATRPQIAKDTGLSKPTVGQALLDLEQHGLVRPIGRTTAGPGRSAMVYEPNPAAGHVLGVDIGRQHIRVAVADLAGSVIARVDERNRCRSAGALVRTVRELAGRTVSDAGLAPDDLVVKVFGTPGVPDPGSRTLRHAPNLPGLERPGLLHDLQAELGPDLVVENDANLAAVGERAYGAARGVDAFVCVTVGTGIGMGIVVDGRLFRGAHGAAGEIGYLPYGEPSDVDEVTRGRLEAAAAAESVVALARDHGIATAKSARDVFALAKSGDPRALAAVRDEAERLAYVVASVAAVIDPELVVLGGGIGSNTLLQEPMEAALRRMTPLAPRVVAGELGDGAVLSGAIAMGLRSARELVFDRRGTITV